The Acomys russatus chromosome X, mAcoRus1.1, whole genome shotgun sequence genome segment CAAACTgaaggatcttgtttttgcatccattttgttaccCTGTGCCTTTTTACTGGTGAGTTTaagccattgatgttgacagatattattgaccaatcgttattggatccttttattgtggagttagtggtgattgtgtgtggcagtgtctgttttggttcTGCTGATGTGCGATTAtctgtatgctgcattttcttgggtgtggctgctcttgggttttttttttttttttattaatttactcttgttacatctcagtgtttatcccatcctttgtatcctcccgttcttccctcccccccattttcccattattcccctcccctatgactgttcctgagggggattacctccccctgtatatgctcatagggtatcaagtcttttcttggcaacctgctgtccttcctctgagtgctaccaggtctccccctccaagggacatggtcagatgtgaggcaccagagtacgtgagaaagtcatatcccactctccactcaactgtggagaatgttctgaccgttggctagatctgggtaggggcttaaagtttaccgcctgtattgtccttggctggtgccttagtttgagcgggatccctgggcccaaatctgcctatcataatgttctacttgtaggtgtctaggaccatctggatccttctactttgctattctcccatgcttctctcatttagagtcccaataggatgtcctcccctctgtgccagtttcctggtaagtgaaggctttcgtgggacatgccccttgggctagtatgcagatataagtgagtatataccatttgattctttctgcttctgggttaactcactcattatgatcatttctagctcaatccatttatccacaaatttcgggaattccttgtttttaatagctgagtagtattccatagtgtataggtaccacagtttctttatccattcttctactgagggacacttaggttgtttccatgttctggctattatgaagaacgctgctatgaacatggttgaccatatgtccctgttgtgtggtggagcattttctgtgtatattccaaggagtggaatagctgggtcttgaggaaaccctattcccatttttctgagatagcaccagatggatttccaaagtggctgtactagtttgcattcccaccagcaataaaggagtgttcctctctctccacatcctcaccagcgtgtggtgtcacttgaattttttatcttagccattctgatgagtgtaagatggagtctcagagttgttttgatttgcatttccctgatgactaaggaggttgagcatttctttaagtgtttctcagccatttgatactcctctgttgagaattctctgattagttccaagccccatttctcaattgggttatttggtttggtggtgtttaatttcttgagttctttatatattttggatattagacctttgtcagatgtagggttggtgaagatcttttcccagtctgtaggctgtcgctttgttctcttgacagtgtctcctgccttacagaagcttctcagcctcatgaggtcccatttattaattggtgacattaaggcctgggccgttggtgttctgttcaggaagttgtctcctgtgccaatatgttccaggctccttcccactttttgttctaagtgacttagtgtctctggttttatgctgaggtctttaatccacttggatttgagttttgtgcaaggtgacaaatatgggtccaggtgcatttttttacacatagacctccagttagaccagcaccatttgttgaagatgctatcctttttccattgaatggatttggcttctttgtcaaaaatcaggtgaccatatgtgtgtggattcatatctgggtcttcgatttgattccactgatcaaccagcctgttgctgtgccagtaccatgctgttttaattactattgctttatagtacagtttgagatcaggtatggagattcctccggagcaccttttattgtacaagattgttttagctattctgggttttttgtttgtccatatgaagttcagaatcgaactttcaatgtctttaaaaaattgtgtaggtattatgatagggattgcatttaatctgtagattgcttttggtaggatggccatttttactatgttaattctcccgatccatggcTGCTCTCATTTTGatgatgttttccttctactGTTTTCTGTAGAGCGGagttggtgtttagatactgtttaaatttggttttgtcatggaatatcttgttttctccatctgtgttgattgaaagttttgctggatatagtagtctaggtttgcatctgtggtctcttagagtctgcataatCTCAGtctaggctcttctggctttcattgtttctgttgaaaagtcatgtgtaattctgatgggtctaccattatttgttattttgcctttctctcttgcagcctgtagtatcttttctttattctgcaggtttagtgttttgattattatgtgccgggatgaatttcttttctggtctagcatatttggtgttctgtaggcctcttgtatgttcaagggtatctctttctgtagattgggggagttttcttgtattattttcttgaagaTATTCCCTGGTCCTTGagactttgcatcttccttttcatcaactcctataatcctgaggttactctttttcatggtgtccttgatttcttggatgctttgtgtcactaatttttctgttttaagattctctttgagagatgtatcaatttcttctattgtatcttcagcaccagagattctctcttccatgtgttggattctgatagttatacttgtctgttggattcctgcttcctctttttaattgtttttctagatttgtgattttttaatattgtctagttctgttttcatgtcttgaattgttttatttaattccttcacttCTTTGCATgtggtttcctgtttctcctgCATTGCTTCTACTCATTTGTTTGTGCTATCCTGGAATTCCTgtaaggatctattcatttcctctttatagttttCGAATAGCTGTATAAGCATGGTTTTGAGGTcatcttcctgtgactctgccaTAGTAGGAAATCTGTTGGTTTCTgagctttctggtggagccatatgtcttgatttttgttattagacctcttattctttcctttaggcatctgcttacAAGGCTTGGACTTTCTGAGCTGGTATTCTCGGGGGTGAGTACCTTTGATACGGTGCTATTTTATATACTGGGTTCTCAGATTCTGCCttcctgtatctatatttgtttGAGCTCTGCCCCCTGGATTCTGTGGTTTTAtagggctcctctggctgcttgtctCCTCTGAGAGATTCACCACACAATGAATTTGTGTtttggatgtcagatgctgtgtgacttctgttttgttaatctaTTGCTCTGTAGACAGGCCCCTCTGTTTTGGTGTATTGATCCATCCAGCAGTCTAACCTCTTTCTCCCTGCTGGTTGCAGGCCTCCACTGAAACAAGGCGCTGGTCCACTCTCTGTTACCCACCTTTGCTGCTCACAGTCCCTTGCAGCCCCTGTTGCTTGCCACTTCCCGCTACTGATCTCAGGAATCCTTCCCACAAATCACCactatgggtgttttgtttcccGCGGCCTACCTCAGCAAGTGCCGCTGATGTTGCTGGCGCCACAGCAGCCACCGATGTTGCTATCACTGTCGCTGCAGCTctagctgctgctgcctccactgCTGTGGATGCTCTGTTCCCCAGGGGGTCCATGCTTTTTTTCTCCATGTTTGGGGGTGCACAAGTTTGTCCTTATTTTGTTCTTGGTGCACTATGGTTTCTTCTGCTGTAGTGGTGTGGAGAGCTTAGTGTTCCTGCTTAAGAAATAAGTCCagtttcctgccttgatttctctggCATCTAAACAAGATCCACACTgatcgctgccatcttggaatccctgcagcttttaatatttgttctgtatattttgtgttttgattattatgtgatgggaagtttttcttttctggtctattctatttggtggtctgtaggcctcttgtatgttaatAGGcatgtctttcttatttttaatctcaattttttaattattatttttacttatacatttatgttattacacatatataaaacaaactgcatacagcaagaggACCCACAGGACAATGGGGAATTATGTTCATgctacatttatagtgttttcttatatgatttctttttccaaGAGTAAGCTCTATCAACCTAAGGAGAATGACTATCTGAAGTAAATGACTATGATTCATTTATATCTTGAAAAGTTTAAGATGACATTTATTTGAGCAGAAAATTTAGGGTTTTGGTTTCCCACTTGAAAAATCGAATAAATCTCACCATAATACTttgaatgaaattatattttgtttgaatGATTTGTATTGTAATGTGAacattaaaagatttattatatatttttgcctacttttgctcatattttattcttctctttcagtttgcAGAATTCAGTGTAGAAAATACAGGAGTGAAGACAAAACTGTGAGATCCAAAGAGACTTCAAATCTCAGCTACAAGCAAGTTTCACgggaaaaattaaaggaaaggcACACCTATAGCTCATTAACAGATGAAAAGATTCACAGAAAAGCCAGCCAGAAAGTATCTGTCTATAAGCGTCATTCCAAGGAGTATGGCTATACCCATAGCTGTGAGAGTTTTAGGTATCAAGTTACTCCCAATCCTCTAAGTTCTGAGACTTGCATCTCTAATATTTCGTCACTTGTTGACAGCCCAACTTGTGAGAGTCCTAAGTCTGTCACAAGACAGAAGGCTCGAAGAagtattacattttctttggatGTAGGAACTCAACAATGTACCAGATGTTTTATGGAAATCGGTACCTCTTCTTTTCATAAATGCCCCATGAATTCTGATGATTCTGACTCTGATTCTTCTTTCCATGGCCAGAGTTCATCACATTGCAAATATTCTCTGAGCTCTAAAACTGTTAGACACTACAAGACTTCTCGAAATCGCCCTTTATCTCAATCCCTAGATCCTAAGTATCATGTGGGCATCCGCTGCTCGCTGCACAGGGAAGATTCTAAATGTTCTATGGATTCCAGCTCTTATTTACATTGTGAAAGTTGTTCAGCTCTCCAAAAACATAGGGGCTCTTCTTCTACCCACACTATCTCTACAGACACTAAAAAAATCAGGGACCAGGGTCACATAATGTCAACACCAGTAAGATTGTCTCAAAGTGAAAGCAAGTTCAACCTTACTACCCAACTTCAAAATAAAGATAATCCTGAGGACAGCAATATTAAATTTATTAGCGCTAAAAGTGTCAAAGCTAAGGCTAATATACTTGTTTCTAAAGATGATACAGACCATGAAGATGAAACAACTACTGAAGATGAAACAGAGGTTGAATAtgaaacagacactgaagatgaAGATGACACCAAAGATAAGAAAGATCCCAAAGACAAATCGGACCCTGATGGCAGCAGTTATCCTGAAGGTGGCAACTCTGAAAATAATACTGACAGCAACAATGGGTCTAATCCTAGTGGTGCTTCCGGGCCTACAGGTGGACCTGATTCCAGCAATGATGGTGACTCTAAAAATATAACTGATAACAATAAATCTGACCCTGCCGTTGAAAATGCCACCAATAGTGACATTAACTTGAAATATAGCACTGATGAGATATGTACCAACAATTTAGACAATGCTTCTGATCAGGAAGAATATTTCAATCAATGCAATGATGCTAACTTCAAGGCTGACACAAACCAAACCTGTGCCtctggaaatgaaaatagaacTGTGATGGACTGTGTTTCTGGTTGCAACAATGACACTGACCCTAAAAATGCCACTGGACAAGAAAGATATAATGTTCACTCTGAGATAATTAGATCACTTTCCAACAATCCTGACTTCATCAAAAATGAGAATGCTCCTAGCATCAACCCCAGCTCCCAAAACAGCCATGGCCCCCTAAAAGATCTTGACTCTAACTCTATTAGCAAACCCAGTAGTGCTACTAGTCATGATGTTGTTAGTACTAACAACATTGCAGACCCTTACTATGGCACAAAACCTACTAGCACTGCTATTTACAAATATACAGCTATGCTAAACTATTATTCAGACCTTAATGATGTCATAGTGTTTAAATATAAAGTAAGTTCAAGTTTTATAGTCAACTCAAAGTATTTTGACAGAAAGAAATACGCTATGAGACCCAACATTACACCTAGCACTGTCAATGCTGTTAATACTAGCAAAATTACCAGCTGTACTAGTGCTATTACTGCTGGAAAAAACTATGCCACAGACACTAAACATTTCCCTCGATTTAGTCATATAAATAGTTTCAACATTATCATCAATGCTAATAATTCTACTAGTACAAGCGATATTAACAATGCCCCTGTTACTGAATTAGAAATCAATTCCACATCATCTGTCCTTAAAATTGTTTATGGAAGTATCTCAAACTTTGTTTTTGGCACAAACTATACTTATCCTGATTTTTTGATAACCTCCAAATTTTATGACCCACTTGAGCTTAGTAGAGCTTATACAATTTTTGATAACCAAAATATTGGTGCTCAATTCCAATACTCTGCTGTATACATGGACTCTCATAATTGTAAATATGCCACTGGGTCCATAGATGCCATTGATGCCAAAGAATCTGGATTTGTAAAAGATTTTTCTAGGGTCCAGAATCCAATTGGCATCAAGGGCCCTTCCCCTTTCAAGATTCTTTCATATCAAAATGTTCCACTCCCTAGTATTGATGTTATAGTGGAAGCTGAACTGCCAGATATTTTGAAGTTTGCTCTATCATCAGGTGCTATGAAGCAATCATTTGAGGTAAGTTTAACATAAATAtccatttcaaatttattttccatttcttgtaaTTTTTACTGTTAGGTTACTGAAACATAGTTTTACATTATGTTACGTAGTTGGATATGTAAACTTTGGAATAGAGGAGACAATGTACCTGGTATTACTTATTTGACACCTGAAAGTCAAAAGTAAAATTTTCAATAGGAAATAGTCATATTCTATACATTTGGTGAATGAAAAAATACCATTCATTACACTGTAATTGACAGCTCTACTTCTCTGCTTTCTTAATAATGTTTGAATAGCTCATAATGTAAACCTAGTCACAGGCAAACCAGgatattttcatgcatgtattACTAACATATACCATGGTTTTGGTTATAGTCCTCTTCAGTGATATAGGAAAGATGAATGTAGGCATGAGGGCAAATGTAGGAATgtaggaatgaaggaagaagggCAAAAGAGAAGAATGATCCAAATTCATCTTAAATATTATGAATGAAACTAACCCAAAATCAACTTTGAAAACACTGATCTTTTAAAGATGAGTATCTGAAGTAGCTGTGGCATTGTAAATGcatttattcttaaataaataGCTCTTGAGTTAAATTGATGataaataagaaagcaaagtTACCCAccaatagcttttcttttttaaatttttattaatttattcagattacatctcaattgtgaccccttcacttgtatcctcccattcctccctccttccctctttcaccctattcccctcccctaggtctgtggcagatggggatctcctcccccaccatatggtaacagcctatcaggtctcatcttggtagcctgcttattctttctttgagtgccaccaggcctccccacccaggggaagtggtcaaaaatggggcaccagtgttcatgtcagagtcagtccccactctccacacaactgtggataatgtcttgtccattggctagatccgagtaAGGTTCAATGCTTACTTCATGTTCATGCTTactccttggttggtacagtagtttaagcagataccccttggcccagatctgcctgtcaagatgttcttcttgtaggtttctaggaccctctggatccttctatttccccattctcccatacttctctcacctagaatcccaataggagcttttctacttttaatttaagacctgtttatcttatttttctttacaataaGTAAGCctatattttaatcaaaattttcTCTAGTGGTCTGAATTATGTGGACAGATTGAGGTTGCTAAAGTATTTGGAAAACTATTTTTGACAATAGCAAATTaccattattttttatgtaactTACCAACATGTTATCAATGAAGAATAATTACATTAATATACATTGAATTTTAGAACTTTTATACATTAGACAAagtaaataaacttaaatttgacTTTAGTGTCTATGTGTAAATGTTTAACTCCCTATAGCTTGCTtgccataaaataattaaatgaatataatacatttaaaatgcagCACAGATTTGAAACCAAAATAGAAATGCCAACTTATCTCCTTCATGCTTTTACCTTAATAGAGaacagttttatgtttttttcgaAGAAGCAACATCTTCATAGAAAACAGCAAGTAtagtttttatgttttgcttATATAAGGAAAATTAGCTGGTTATAAGTAGTAGAGAATTTCTCAGATAAAATCTTTCAAATTAAAAGTTTAGTTTTTTTCTCAGTTATTTCAAGTTAacctttgttttcattgtatgataaaataaataagttttattttattcttttggtatTTATGGCCAAATCaacacatgtttttaaagtttataaattCTGAAGAATGTAGTTatcattttgtgttttatatttaaaactatgGCATTGAAGAACTATGTTTCCTAACTAAGGGTAACAAGATGAAATATGCCTATAAAATTGACTGCATGTACATAGGAAACAAATTTTCAAATACAAACCATTGAtttctcttaaagaaaataacaaaattagcTTTTAATaaactgtatataaataaatactatacCTACGAAtgtgttttctaatatttatgCCAAGACTAGACAATTGAAATATTTGCAACCAATTACAGTATTTTCAATGGAACTGAGCAGACTTCACAGTAAATTGTGAATAGCTTTAGAAAACAATGTATTTTTGAGTCTTCCAAAGCAACGTATTTTCTGTAAGAGTGACTGCCTTCCCTTAGACATTTGGTGTTTGATATTTGCCTAGTTTTAGTACATTTGTGTTCATATTTGCCCAGTGAAAACAATTAAGAGGGTATGGGTGCTTTTTATACCTACAGTTAATTAAATGAGAAATTCTCACTTAAAGAAATAACATTTGtcataaataaaccaaaataacccACTCAACTCCAGCATACATAGTCAAGCCACTTGCACATTTTTATTCAATCATTTAATAGACATTTAATGATTAAACAGTGCTGtaaggtaaaaaaataaaaataaaaataacaagaatagaCTAAGTAAAAAACATAACTGCTAGCCCCTGAAGAAGTCATAGTCTAGTAACCTTCATAGGAAGCAAGTAGGCATTTGAGACAGCAggtaaatcaaaacaaatttaacAGCGTCTGAATTTCAAGAGTGACTGGATATGCTTCCAATGTATTTAACTTACTTTGAAGTATAGGTATAGGTTATTTTGTGCTACAAGTTTTACAAATACTTACTGAGATCCCAATTTCAAAAGTTATCTTTTTTTTGTGGTAATGGTTAATTTGTTTACAGTAAAGCTAGAACTACGTTACTAAATGACTAGTGTCACTTAATAAATTATCTAAAAGTTAGATTATAAAAGCAGAAGTAATACAATTCCCAATCTGATGACAATTTTAATGACTTGTAAGAATTGTATTAGAACCAGTCAGAGTTAACCATGTTGTATTTACAGCAGAATGGTTGAAGTATAAAATTATTCAGTAATAACCCTGAACAATTCAGTAGTTTCATATAgttaattaaagcaaaaaaaactTATATAGAATAGGCATTTCCATTAACAAATGTCTGCACACAACTATCGAAATACTCTTTTTGTACTAAAGTTCACTTAATATCTCTAATAAGTACCTCAAAAATTAGTAAGTAAACATGTTCTTGAATTTATAAGTACTTTGAATATTTAAGGATGCAAAGGAAAGTCTCTGTTTTTGGAAGACTGAACGTTACAATATaacaatgtaaaaagaaagataGTCTGAAGTAGACAAAAGCTGTAGGACTTGTACTTTAAGTGCTATTCCTAGTATAACAAGTCCTTCCTTATTGCATAACCATGGAGGGATATTTATTAGCTTAATTAgtgtgataaaataaatgttaaaggtACATATAGTCCAGAGAATGCAGTATCCTCCTAAAAATAAAAGACTCCCTATTATATTTACACAGAGATAATGAAATTGCCCACTCCTGACATTTTATGAGTATACTATATTTTCTTACAGTGGAAGATGTGTTTCTTAGAGATTTTCAGTCTGAGATACCATCAAAGATCTTCTGTTCAAAGATAATGGCAACTTGTTCAAGGTCTGTTAATTGTTCAACTTCTTTACTAAGAGCACCATCAGTGTACCAGACATTCTTAGAAAGTATCTATTTTATATATCAATTTactatttttcacattaaaacgGTGCTTTGATGGTCTCTTAGTGTTCTATTACTTATCAGATAAggatttttatctttaatattttatagtgCTGAGTTATTGAACCAGGACCAATGTTGTGTTAAACAAGTGAGCTATCATTTAACTGCACCTGTAAGTAAGATGGGGACTTGGAAGTGTTCAGTTGAGATCTAGTAAACTGAACTAGATTTTCCTTTTGGTATAGTTAAAGGTTTCAAATTGGATATAATTAAAGTATTCTCTCAAAGAATTCTGAGAGAAAAAGTAAGTGAttgaaaaaagagagaacataCAAAATGTCCTGCATAATTTGGGAGAATATTATCATTAATcttctaaaagataaaaatgttacCAGCTGAGGttgcacatgtctttaattctagaACTCCAGAGGCAAAGATAAGCAAACCTCTGTAAGTTCAGCATATCCTtttctatatagcaagttccaggtagACTAGTCAAGGTTACAGACAAAGActatcacagaaaagaaaaaaaatatctaaaatttgCTTTAAATGCTATTCTATATTTATGTAATGTGTAATTTTCCAAGAAACCTATAAAGACACAGGTGAGGAATCCGAAGAGAACCAGATGTCTCAAATACCAAATAAGGAATACCTTTGTTACTGCTCCAGTGTGTAGACAAATCAGTGTCCATGACCTTTCTGTAGGAAATTCAGAATCACAGTTTTCCTGATTATTCAGGGTTTCTCATACAGCTTTCTCTTTATTATAGTACCAGAGGTACATTTTTTCATCTAATAAATTGTATACTACCAATAGAAACTGGTAGcaactaaataaaatatgtaatgatAGAAAGAGAAGTTATGTTGTAGTTCATGAAATGACAATCTCTAGATAATTATATAAGATTCTCAACcagaaaaaaatgactaagaaagCAATTGTGAGAGTTTTAAGCAAATCTGAGAAAAATTCATTATTTAATTCCTTCAAAATATTCttcaatacaaattttaaatagtACGTGATGTACAACAAAAGGTTGAGAATGATGAAATTAGAAGCTAAATAAAATTTGGGGTTATTCAAGCCCTTAGTAATACAAAATAGTCACAATTTTATGTGGTTATGTTAcctccattttccagatgaggaaatagaagcataGTATAGTTAAGTTATATTTCCATGTTtacaaaactataaaatgaaatagcCTATGGTTAATCATATAGAGTTAACTTATATATTAGATAAAACATAATATTGTATCAATCAAATGTGGTAAGCATAATATTAGCCTAATATAGCATACACATAGATTATGAAATAAATATCACTGTGGTCCCATCTTATTATTTGAAGAAACAGTATTATCCCTGTGATTGTAAGGTAATCGTAGGAGTTACTTGGGTAAGGAGTTGAACCTTTCAAGGGTTGTGATATCCaaacattttcaattaaataaattaaagtattcaaaggaaaatatatttttattttattatcacttATAACTCcctagtttctttttattctgttgttgcAGCTCAGCCTCAAAACAGTTAGCAGACAAAACGTTGGCCATTGATTAATGAAAAGAATACGTTGAGATGGAAAAGACAAAAGTACAACCAAGAAGGTTCTGAGAATATGAGCAGATAACTTCAAAAGAACTACAGAGATCCccagtgtttattttatgtttattcttaGACATTCTCCCCACTTATGTCTATGCTTTTATTGTCTATTAATACTTCAAAGCACCATGTGACAATTGCCCCATTCATATTACTTACTTGTGGCAGAATCTGTAATTAGGAAAAAGACACACTGTAGTCCTTTTCTCAACATcatagaaaaatacttttaagtatTCAGACATGCTTTTCAACTAGAAATTCTTCCATGTATTCTCTGTATTCCAAAGAAGATGGctttaacttgaaaaaaaattttaaaactgataGTCCTATTTAGTATTGTGGTGCCAATTCTAGAGAAGAACCCATactaaattcatattttattgttAATCTTGATTGCTGTTGTTACTGCTTTGTGAGTATGGAgctcaaaattaaaatagttaataTGGATCAGTATTGTGCAgtgtttaactttttatttatctcATTCAAGTGAAACTATCTATGGATCatcctgaaagaaaaaacagatatAGGACTTAACAAGATTGAGCTGAAAAATATCAattgaaataaaggaaaatttattTCCCTTGTAGTTAGAAGGCAGAACTAGCTTTCTATGCAATCTAAAATAAGCATGTCCAGGTACATTGCATTCATAGGCAATCAAACCATGATAATTTGACAAACTTTTATATCAGATATACTCAAGACACTGTGTTCTAGTATTCATTACTTAAATCTAAGTTTCTTCTTCAGCTACCCAAGTTTTCCAAGTTTTTGCcttgctttgtgtgtatgtatgtatgcgtgtgtgtgtgtgtgtgtgtgtgtgtgtaaacaccaTGTTCTTTTCACACTTTCCCTCAACATAAAACTTACC includes the following:
- the LOC127185309 gene encoding uncharacterized protein DDB_G0287625-like, with the translated sequence MESENTMMENENFWMIPDSESYSVGSYTEKGGASVSKVHLTQIDKTEKPRIKRYVIDSDSDSSEMDSDSERRELASAAVMCFMDTKTFHRSTAGNNFPKDSWSERRTVNSDSENPVMSSDSVKHMKKAETCKSTCNLGRLKVARRSESLQHWLDAKRKELDSDYGGHLDSSGKYHCKSIVPSFGKSQHDLQTFQSITEEDQVGASSEKHQTQPGNERDRNEPESKRHLIKTEKRLDNKEFQMDREREGYLVESDRHDSENEAHLLEAHRLGARRKDNRPPGFWRPVTLPPKLEHEKKTEEQKSVQQKDSRVCRIQCRKYRSEDKTVRSKETSNLSYKQVSREKLKERHTYSSLTDEKIHRKASQKVSVYKRHSKEYGYTHSCESFRYQVTPNPLSSETCISNISSLVDSPTCESPKSVTRQKARRSITFSLDVGTQQCTRCFMEIGTSSFHKCPMNSDDSDSDSSFHGQSSSHCKYSLSSKTVRHYKTSRNRPLSQSLDPKYHVGIRCSLHREDSKCSMDSSSYLHCESCSALQKHRGSSSTHTISTDTKKIRDQGHIMSTPVRLSQSESKFNLTTQLQNKDNPEDSNIKFISAKSVKAKANILVSKDDTDHEDETTTEDETEVEYETDTEDEDDTKDKKDPKDKSDPDGSSYPEGGNSENNTDSNNGSNPSGASGPTGGPDSSNDGDSKNITDNNKSDPAVENATNSDINLKYSTDEICTNNLDNASDQEEYFNQCNDANFKADTNQTCASGNENRTVMDCVSGCNNDTDPKNATGQERYNVHSEIIRSLSNNPDFIKNENAPSINPSSQNSHGPLKDLDSNSISKPSSATSHDVVSTNNIADPYYGTKPTSTAIYKYTAMLNYYSDLNDVIVFKYKVSSSFIVNSKYFDRKKYAMRPNITPSTVNAVNTSKITSCTSAITAGKNYATDTKHFPRFSHINSFNIIINANNSTSTSDINNAPVTELEINSTSSVLKIVYGSISNFVFGTNYTYPDFLITSKFYDPLELSRAYTIFDNQNIGAQFQYSAVYMDSHNCKYATGSIDAIDAKESGFVKDFSRVQNPIGIKGPSPFKILSYQNVPLPSIDVIVEAELPDILKFALSSGAMKQSFELSLKTVSRQNVGH